The Ziziphus jujuba cultivar Dongzao chromosome 7, ASM3175591v1 genome includes a region encoding these proteins:
- the LOC107425708 gene encoding G-type lectin S-receptor-like serine/threonine-protein kinase LECRK3 — protein MKDIPLVMASVMLFLLASVFISVAAQQRESTIIPGSSLEPITNSTWSSNSGLYAFGFYKQGKGYTVGIFLAGIPQKTVVWTANRDGQPVSDNSTLLFTNDGKLVLQSSIESQDFNIGHPLQSASSASMLDSGNFVLYNSSGRVIWQSFDHPTDTLLPTQRLLEDQQLVSSVSETDHSTGIFRLKMQKDGNLVQYPINTPDTAPYSYYTSWTGGKGPGVTLNLGVGCHIYMLDHTGFNIKNITEGETSPKEEICLLRIDADGIFRVYSHNRDSWSIEWVSSNNTCDPKGLCGVNAFCHSNVGSANCTCIPGYKFLNKGNWTGGCEKSFSADGCGNNGSFTYVIQEQQDTTWQESPYSTLTLLSKKDCAQACLEDCNCETAIYDPDGSCKKQKLPLQYGRSPGDKAIVLIKVATSRYNRSDGFVPKEEKKMLRVDILIIGVSLAAFGLIMLVISIIVLRKSYIWAYEMITPKGNVEWNGDLGPRSYSYQELERMTEGFKEEIGRGAFGTVYKGVILNNVENVVAVKRLEKVLHDGEIEFQTEMKVIGKTHHRNLVRLIGFCHDGPNRLLVYEYMSNGSLADVLFTPKTPPPWDKRMQIACHIARGILYLHEECMDQIIHCDIKPQNILMDENGCAKISDFGLAKLLHQDQTRTFTGIRGTRGYVAPEWHRKLPITVKADVYSFGIVFFEIIFCRKGVDWNLPEEEAVLDELVYRCFERGEWGKMLGDEEIEMNEFERMIKTGLWCIQDEPSMRPTIKMVLLMIEGLVDVPIPPASSYYSSCLS, from the coding sequence ATGAAAGATATTCCACTGGTAATGGCTTCTGTCATGCTCTTTCTCCTTGCCTCTGTATTCATTAGTGTTGCAGCTCAACAAAGAGAGTCTACTATAATCCCAGGCTCTTCTCTAGAGCCCATAACCAACTCTACCTGGTCATCAAATTCCGGTCTCTATGCCTTTGGATTCTACAAGCAAGGTAAAGGCTATACTGTGGGGATATTTCTTGCCGGGATTCCCCAAAAGACTGTTGTCTGGACAGCAAACAGAGACGGCCAACCAGTTTCCGACAACTCTACCTTGCTTTTCACAAATGACGGCAAGCTTGTCTTGCAATCATCAATAGAAAGCCAGGATTTCAACATAGGACACCCTCTTCAGTCAGCTTCTTCTGCTTCCATGTTGGATTCTGGCAACTTTGTGCTCTACAATTCCAGTGGGAGAGTAATATGGCAGAGTTTTGATCATCCAACAGATACCCTTTTGCCAACCCAACGTCTTCTAGAAGATCAACAGTTGGTTTCCAGTGTTTCTGAAACTGATCACTCAACAGGAATCTTTCGTCTCAAGATGCAAAAAGATGGTAATCTTGTGCAGTATCCAATAAATACTCCAGACACTGCTCCATATTCTTATTATACATCTTGGACAGGTGGGAAAGGGCCGGGTGTTACACTAAATTTGGGTGTTGGTTGTCATATCTACATGCTCGATCATACAGGTTTCAACATTAAGAATATAACAGAGGGAGAAACTTCGCCAAAAGAAGAAATCTGTCTTCTGAGAATTGACGCAGATGGGATATTCCGTGTTTATTCACACAACCGTGACAGCTGGTCGATTGAATGGGTTTCTTCAAACAATACATGCGATCCTAAGGGTCTTTGCGGAGTTAATGCTTTCTGTCATTCAAATGTTGGATCAGCTAATTGCACATGTATTCCTGGATACAAATTCTTGAACAAGGGCAACTGGACTGGTGGCTGTGAAAAGAGCTTTAGTGCAGATGGCTGTGGAAACAACGGGAGTTTCACATACGTCATCCAAGAGCAACAGGATACAACATGGCAAGAATCCCCCTATTCAACTCTAACGTTACTATCGAAAAAGGATTGCGCACAAGCTTGTTTGGAGGATTGTAATTGTGAAACAGCAATTTACGATCCAGATGGTAGTTGTAAAAAGCAGAAGCTTCCTTTGCAATACGGAAGATCTCCAGGAGATAAAGCAATCGTGCTCATCAAAGTGGCTACGAGTAGATACAACAGAAGCGATGGATTTGTAcccaaagaagagaaaaaaatgcTCCGGGTAGACATCCTAATTATCGGAGTTTCTCTTGCCGCTTTTGGACTAATAATGTTAGTTATTTCCATAATCGTGTTGCGCAAGAGTTATATATGGGCATATGAAATGATTACACCCAAAGGCAATGTCGAATGGAATGGGGATCTTGGTCCAAGATCTTATAGCTATCAAGAACTAGAGAGAATGACAGAAGGTTTCAAGGAAGAAATTGGTAGAGGAGCGTTTGGCACGGTCTACAAAGGAGTAATTTTGAATAATGTCGAAAATGTTGTAGCTGTCAAGAGGCTTGAGAAAGTGTTGCATGATGGTGAAATAGAGTTCCAAACAGAAATGAAAGTTATAGGAAAAACCCATCATAGGAACCTAGTTCgtttgattggattttgccaCGATGGACCAAATAGACTTTTGGTCTATGAGTACATGAGCAATGGATCACTTGCAGATGTACTCTTTACACCTAAAACCCCACCTCCATGGGATAAAAGGATGCAAATTGCTTGCCACATAGCAAGAGGAATTCTTTATCTTCACGAAGAGTGTATGGACCAAATCATCCATTGTGATATAAAGCCTCAAAATATACTCATGGATGAGAATGGTTGTGCAAAGATATCTGATTTTGGATTGGCAAAGCTGCTGCACCAAGACCAGACCAGAACCTTTACTGGCATCAGAGGGACTAGAGGCTATGTTGCACCAGAATGGCATCGAAAACTGCCAATTACGGTAAAAGCAGATGTTTACAGCTTTGGAATTGTAttctttgaaataatattttgcaGAAAGGGTGTTGATTGGAATCTGCCAGAAGAAGAAGCTGTACTAGATGAATTGGTCTATCGTTGTTTTGAGAGAGGTGAGTGGGGTAAGATGTTAGGTGATGAAGAGATAGAGATGAACGAATTTGAAAGGATGATCAAAACGGGACTTTGGTGTATCCAGGATGAGCCATCAATGCGTCCAACAATAAAGATGGTTCTACTTATGATTGAAGGTTTAGTAGATGTTCCCATCCCTCCAGCTTCAAGTTATTATAGTTCTTGTTTGTCATAG